From the genome of Geobacter sp. SVR, one region includes:
- a CDS encoding efflux RND transporter periplasmic adaptor subunit produces MLLRTAIPALTACVLFSACSKNQEKPRPRPPALVAVAPAAQRDVPVQLKAVGTMEASESVVVKTQISGELTKVAFREGQEVNKGDLLFQIDPRPYQAAVRKAEATLARDRVVMENARANYERYRHLVKEGIVTQEQAEAFRTTADAAAASVAADQAELENARAQLSYCTIHSPISGRLGALTVDRGNVVKANETVLVTINRISPIHVSFTIPEKELPEVKHQMSIGKPALEAGVGGAAGISEKGILSFIDNTVDPTTGTIRLKGTFENVQKRLWPGQFVNISITMAVKPNAVVVPTQAVQIGQKGPFAFVVKPDATAEVRQVSTGPADQGMTVIEKGLQPGEQVVVDGQIRVIPGAKVEIKTEKEPPLAAAPAAPKPADNGAVAGR; encoded by the coding sequence ATGTTGCTTCGCACCGCCATTCCGGCATTGACAGCCTGTGTGCTGTTTTCCGCATGTTCGAAGAATCAAGAAAAGCCGCGCCCCCGGCCGCCGGCCTTGGTTGCGGTTGCGCCGGCTGCCCAACGGGATGTGCCGGTACAGCTCAAGGCTGTCGGTACGATGGAGGCCTCGGAGAGTGTCGTCGTCAAGACCCAGATCAGCGGCGAGCTGACCAAGGTGGCATTTCGCGAGGGGCAGGAAGTCAACAAGGGCGATCTCCTGTTCCAAATCGACCCGCGCCCCTATCAGGCTGCCGTGAGGAAGGCCGAGGCTACCCTGGCCCGTGACAGGGTGGTGATGGAGAATGCCCGGGCCAACTATGAGCGCTATCGCCACCTCGTCAAGGAGGGCATTGTCACCCAGGAGCAGGCCGAAGCTTTCCGCACCACCGCCGATGCGGCCGCTGCTAGCGTAGCGGCTGATCAGGCCGAGTTGGAGAATGCCCGCGCCCAGCTTTCCTACTGCACGATCCACTCGCCGATCAGTGGCAGATTGGGCGCCCTGACGGTCGACCGTGGAAACGTGGTCAAAGCCAACGAAACAGTATTGGTCACGATCAACCGGATCAGCCCGATCCATGTCTCCTTTACCATCCCTGAAAAAGAGCTGCCTGAAGTCAAGCACCAGATGAGCATCGGCAAACCGGCCCTGGAGGCGGGGGTGGGTGGCGCCGCCGGCATAAGCGAAAAGGGGATTCTGTCATTCATCGACAACACGGTTGATCCAACCACCGGAACGATCAGGCTCAAAGGAACCTTCGAGAATGTGCAGAAACGACTCTGGCCGGGCCAGTTCGTCAACATCTCGATTACCATGGCCGTGAAGCCGAATGCGGTGGTGGTTCCGACCCAGGCTGTCCAGATCGGCCAGAAAGGGCCCTTCGCCTTTGTCGTCAAGCCGGACGCCACGGCCGAAGTCAGACAGGTATCGACCGGCCCGGCCGACCAAGGGATGACGGTCATAGAAAAGGGGCTGCAGCCGGGGGAGCAGGTAGTGGTGGATGGACAGATACGGGTGATACCCGGCGCCAAGGTCGAGATCAAGACCGAGAAGGAACCGCCGCTGGCAGCCGCACCCGCGGCACCCAAGCCTGCCGATAACGGAGCGGTAGCCGGACGATGA
- a CDS encoding efflux RND transporter permease subunit, with product MNLSELFIKRPIMTSLVMLAIMIFGLFSYRLLPVNDLPTIDFPTIQVRADLPGASPETMASAVATPLERQFSTISGLDSMTSTNGQGISIIVLKFSLEKSIDSAAQDVQSAIAKSARQLPQDMPTPPSYQKVNPADQPVLYLTLSSPTLPLSEVNEFADTVISPRISMINGVAQVLVYGSQKYAVRVQLDPKALSSKKIGLDEVAAALADWNVNLPTGGLQGDRQAFTIQASGQLYRAADFKPLIVAQRGGAPVRLQDIAQVSDSVENDKIAAWYNTKGISTRAIVMAIQRQPGTNTIEVVDSIKQQIPNFRSQLPASVELNTLFDRSETIRESVADVKFTLLLTIALVIMVIFLFLRNLSATVIPSLAVPLSIIGTFAAMYVLGFSVNNITLMALTLSVGFVVDDAIVMLENIVRHMEHGEQPREASFRGSKEIGFTIISMTISLVAVFIPVLFMAGMLGRMLHEFAVTITCAILISGVVSLTLTPMLCSRFLKPPAEETHGRFYNAMERLFDGLLRLYERSLSRVIRFRRTTMIVTFVMTVVTVWMFTRMPMGLLPSDDIGAIQATTEGAQGISFEDLKRQQQKLADIVLQEPNVEAFMSSVGATGSRVGGNSGSMFMKLKPRHERTLNADQIIQKLRPKVAEVPGIMMFMQNPPPIRLEATTTKSAYQFVLQSPDTEELYRQAAEFEQKVRNLPMLQDVTSDLQIKNPQVSLDIDRDRAAALGVTAQKIEDALYSAYGSRQVSTIYSPTNQYQVVMELERQYQLDPTALGLLYVRSSANQLVPLSSLGTLRNTLGPLSVNHLGQITSVTISFNLKPDVPLGNAVSAIEKEAKNLPASITTGFQGTAQVYQASTKGLALLLVIAILVIYIVLGILYESYIHPLTILSGLPSAGFGALVTLLIFGKDLNLYSFVGIIMLVGIVKKNAIMMIDFALEAQRNEGKSPVDAIYQGCLVRFRPIMMTTMAALMGTLPIAVGFGAGAESRRGLGLAVVGGLLVSQLLTLYITPVVYYYMDRALLWLRKRSPKKAQRMASFSDTKIMTEFDQ from the coding sequence ATGAACCTCTCCGAACTGTTTATAAAGCGTCCGATCATGACCAGCCTGGTGATGCTGGCAATCATGATCTTCGGCCTGTTCTCCTATCGGCTGCTGCCGGTCAACGACCTGCCGACCATCGATTTCCCCACCATCCAGGTCAGGGCCGACCTGCCGGGCGCCAGCCCGGAAACCATGGCCTCGGCAGTGGCCACGCCGCTGGAACGCCAGTTTTCGACCATCTCCGGCCTGGACTCCATGACCTCCACCAACGGCCAGGGGATTTCAATCATCGTTCTGAAGTTCTCCCTGGAAAAAAGCATCGACTCTGCGGCCCAGGACGTGCAGTCCGCCATTGCCAAGTCGGCCCGCCAACTGCCCCAGGACATGCCCACCCCGCCGTCCTACCAGAAGGTCAACCCGGCTGACCAGCCGGTCCTGTACCTGACACTCAGTTCTCCCACGCTGCCCCTGTCCGAGGTGAACGAATTCGCCGACACGGTCATCTCGCCCCGGATCTCCATGATCAACGGCGTGGCCCAGGTGCTGGTGTACGGCTCCCAGAAATACGCCGTGCGGGTCCAGCTCGATCCCAAGGCCTTAAGCAGCAAAAAGATCGGACTGGATGAGGTTGCCGCGGCCTTGGCCGATTGGAACGTCAACCTGCCGACCGGAGGTCTGCAAGGGGACCGGCAGGCCTTTACGATCCAGGCCAGCGGCCAACTCTACCGGGCCGCCGACTTCAAGCCCTTGATCGTTGCGCAGCGCGGCGGCGCGCCGGTGCGTTTGCAGGACATCGCCCAGGTAAGCGACAGCGTCGAAAACGACAAGATCGCCGCCTGGTACAACACCAAAGGGATCTCCACCCGGGCGATCGTAATGGCCATACAGCGGCAGCCCGGCACCAACACCATCGAGGTGGTCGACAGCATCAAGCAGCAGATCCCCAACTTCCGCAGCCAGTTGCCCGCCTCGGTAGAGCTGAATACCCTGTTCGACCGGTCGGAAACGATCCGCGAATCGGTGGCGGACGTGAAATTCACTCTGCTCTTGACGATCGCGCTCGTGATCATGGTGATCTTCCTGTTTCTGCGCAATCTTTCGGCCACCGTGATCCCGAGTCTGGCCGTGCCGCTTTCGATCATCGGCACCTTTGCGGCGATGTATGTGCTGGGGTTCTCGGTCAACAACATCACCCTGATGGCCCTGACCCTGTCGGTCGGTTTCGTGGTGGACGACGCCATCGTCATGCTGGAGAATATCGTCCGCCACATGGAGCATGGCGAGCAGCCCCGGGAGGCCTCGTTCCGCGGCTCCAAAGAAATCGGCTTCACGATCATCTCCATGACCATTTCCCTGGTGGCGGTCTTCATCCCGGTGCTCTTCATGGCCGGCATGCTGGGCAGGATGCTGCACGAATTCGCCGTCACGATCACCTGCGCGATCCTGATCTCCGGTGTGGTATCGCTGACTCTGACGCCGATGCTCTGCAGCCGTTTTCTGAAACCGCCGGCCGAGGAGACGCACGGGCGATTCTACAACGCCATGGAGCGGCTGTTCGATGGCCTGCTGCGCCTGTACGAGCGCTCCTTGTCCAGGGTGATCCGTTTCCGGCGCACCACCATGATCGTGACGTTCGTCATGACCGTCGTCACGGTCTGGATGTTCACGCGCATGCCCATGGGGCTTTTGCCTTCGGACGATATTGGCGCCATCCAGGCGACCACCGAGGGGGCGCAGGGGATTTCATTCGAGGATTTGAAGCGGCAGCAGCAGAAACTGGCCGATATCGTGCTCCAGGAGCCCAATGTCGAGGCGTTCATGTCATCGGTGGGGGCCACTGGGTCGCGGGTCGGCGGCAACAGCGGCTCCATGTTCATGAAGCTCAAGCCGCGCCACGAGCGCACGCTGAACGCCGACCAGATCATCCAGAAGCTGCGCCCCAAGGTTGCGGAGGTGCCGGGCATCATGATGTTCATGCAGAATCCGCCACCGATACGCCTGGAAGCGACCACGACCAAGTCCGCGTACCAATTTGTGCTGCAAAGCCCGGATACCGAGGAGTTGTATCGCCAGGCGGCGGAATTCGAACAAAAGGTGCGCAACCTGCCGATGCTGCAGGACGTGACCAGCGACCTGCAGATCAAGAACCCCCAGGTGAGCCTGGACATAGACCGCGACCGGGCCGCGGCCCTGGGGGTAACGGCCCAGAAGATAGAAGATGCGCTCTACTCGGCCTACGGTTCGCGCCAGGTTTCCACAATCTACTCGCCAACCAACCAGTACCAGGTGGTGATGGAACTGGAACGTCAATACCAGCTCGATCCGACAGCCCTGGGGCTCTTGTACGTCCGCTCCTCTGCCAATCAACTGGTGCCGCTGTCGTCGTTGGGTACCCTCCGCAACACTCTGGGGCCCTTGTCGGTCAATCATCTCGGACAGATCACCTCCGTGACGATCTCCTTCAACCTCAAGCCGGACGTGCCGCTGGGGAATGCCGTGTCAGCCATCGAAAAAGAGGCCAAAAACCTGCCCGCCTCGATCACGACCGGGTTCCAGGGCACCGCCCAGGTCTACCAGGCTTCCACCAAGGGTCTGGCGCTGCTGCTGGTGATAGCCATCCTGGTGATCTACATCGTGCTCGGCATCCTGTACGAGAGCTACATCCACCCCCTGACGATCCTTTCCGGCCTGCCGTCGGCCGGCTTCGGTGCCCTGGTCACCCTGCTGATCTTCGGCAAGGATCTGAACCTGTACTCCTTTGTGGGCATCATCATGCTGGTCGGCATTGTCAAGAAGAACGCCATCATGATGATCGACTTTGCCCTGGAGGCCCAGCGCAACGAAGGCAAGAGCCCGGTCGATGCCATCTACCAGGGCTGCCTGGTGCGTTTCCGGCCGATCATGATGACCACCATGGCGGCCCTGATGGGTACGCTGCCGATCGCGGTCGGGTTTGGTGCGGGGGCGGAATCGCGCCGCGGCCTGGGCTTGGCGGTGGTCGGCGGCCTTTTGGTGTCGCAGCTTCTGACCCTCTATATCACGCCGGTGGTTTACTACTACATGGACCGGGCATTGCTGTGGCTGCGGAAGCGCTCGCCAAAAAAAGCTCAAAGGATGGCTTCGTTTTCCGATACAAAAATAATGACTGAATTTGATCAGTAA
- a CDS encoding GspE/PulE family protein: protein MSSPKRLTTENVAHLLHHRGLISSEQFNDIKTRGKGQEARLLSSSLPGSSRRTQPGTENVSPAEVIASFNMELGGAPGSFLTEDLITEAVAAAVGMPYLKIDPLKLNLDVVTAHIPRPFALRNLIVAVAESGGVLTVAVADPFNKAVIDGLAGARRLEIRPVLSTKSDILKILREFYGFRASVKAAESEVGSVVDLGNLEQLFRLKGHNEIGDNDRHVVSAVDFILQYAFDQGASDIHIEPKREKTLIRLRLDGVMHNIHAIPKPLHAPIVSRIKMLSRMNLAEKRRPQDGRIKTTFNSKDIELRVSTVPVAFGEKVVIRIFDPDILLQNLDSMGFYPREMSLYNSFIRRPNGIILVTGPTGSGKTTTLYSTLRALSSPEVNIVTVEDPIEMVMEEFNQIGVQQGIGVGFDSILRNILRQDPDIIMIGEIRDRETAENAVQAALTGHLVLSTLHTNDSVSSVIRLLDLGVPPFLISATLIGIIAQRLVRKICPHCKRERELTRDERDYLQLGRKAQRVWEGEGCKECRGTGYKGRTGLFEVLDVNERIRSRVATGGGLAELAEAAREDGLVTLRQVAIRKMLEGATTYEEVIAMTG, encoded by the coding sequence ATGTCATCGCCGAAAAGACTCACCACCGAGAACGTCGCCCACCTGCTTCACCATCGCGGACTGATTTCAAGCGAGCAGTTCAATGATATAAAGACGCGCGGCAAGGGCCAGGAGGCGCGCCTTTTGTCCTCCTCCCTGCCGGGCTCCTCGCGCCGGACCCAGCCCGGCACCGAGAACGTCTCGCCGGCCGAGGTGATCGCCTCGTTCAATATGGAGCTCGGGGGCGCGCCGGGTTCATTTCTGACCGAAGATCTCATCACCGAAGCGGTGGCTGCAGCGGTCGGCATGCCCTACCTGAAGATCGACCCTCTCAAGCTTAACCTCGATGTCGTCACCGCCCACATACCACGCCCCTTTGCCCTCAGAAACCTGATCGTTGCCGTGGCGGAATCGGGGGGAGTGCTCACCGTTGCCGTTGCCGACCCCTTCAACAAGGCCGTGATCGATGGCTTGGCCGGTGCCCGTCGTCTCGAAATACGTCCCGTTCTCAGCACCAAAAGCGACATCCTGAAGATCCTGCGGGAATTCTACGGGTTCAGGGCCTCCGTCAAGGCGGCCGAATCCGAAGTCGGTTCTGTCGTTGACCTGGGAAACCTGGAGCAGCTTTTCAGGCTCAAGGGGCACAATGAGATCGGCGACAACGACCGGCATGTGGTGTCCGCAGTCGATTTCATACTGCAGTACGCCTTCGACCAGGGAGCCAGCGATATCCATATCGAGCCCAAGCGGGAAAAAACGCTGATCCGCCTGCGGCTGGATGGCGTGATGCACAACATTCACGCCATCCCGAAGCCTCTGCACGCCCCGATCGTATCCCGCATCAAGATGCTCTCCCGCATGAACCTGGCCGAAAAACGCCGGCCCCAGGACGGCAGAATCAAGACAACCTTCAATTCCAAGGACATCGAGCTGCGCGTGTCGACCGTGCCGGTGGCCTTTGGCGAAAAGGTGGTCATCAGGATCTTCGATCCGGACATTCTGCTGCAAAACCTGGACAGCATGGGCTTCTACCCCCGCGAGATGAGCCTGTACAACTCTTTCATCCGCCGCCCCAACGGCATCATCCTGGTGACCGGTCCGACCGGCAGCGGCAAGACCACCACGCTCTACTCGACCCTGCGGGCGCTTTCTTCGCCCGAGGTCAACATCGTCACCGTGGAGGACCCGATCGAGATGGTGATGGAGGAATTCAACCAGATCGGCGTCCAGCAGGGAATCGGCGTCGGCTTCGATTCGATTCTCCGTAACATCCTGCGCCAGGACCCGGACATCATCATGATCGGCGAGATCCGCGACCGCGAGACAGCCGAAAATGCCGTTCAGGCTGCCCTGACCGGTCATCTGGTGCTGTCCACCCTGCATACCAACGATTCGGTTTCGTCGGTGATCAGGCTGTTGGATCTGGGAGTACCCCCTTTTCTGATCTCAGCCACCCTGATCGGTATCATTGCCCAGCGCCTGGTGAGAAAGATCTGCCCCCACTGCAAACGGGAGCGCGAACTGACCCGGGACGAGCGGGACTATCTGCAGCTTGGCCGCAAGGCACAACGGGTATGGGAGGGGGAGGGGTGCAAGGAGTGCCGTGGCACCGGTTACAAGGGGCGCACCGGCCTGTTCGAGGTGCTGGATGTGAACGAGCGCATCCGGTCACGGGTCGCAACAGGGGGAGGGCTGGCCGAGCTTGCGGAGGCCGCGCGGGAGGATGGCCTGGTCACGCTGCGCCAGGTAGCCATCCGCAAGATGCTGGAGGGGGCGACCACCTATGAGGAAGTGATCGCCATGACGGGATAA
- a CDS encoding cohesin domain-containing protein, translated as MKSLVRQTIAAVFLALLSVSVAPGATVSVANRGNGTFDIQGSDMQGVGGIDLLISYGAPLSNPSVNPGGLVSGAMFLPNPNFAAGRIKIAIISASGLSGSSGSIATIRFANWQSGAKTPSVSASFIDSKATPLPGNVLEPQNDDPALPPGTGNSGSTSTSGTGFVPGTITLPGNQPQTEARPAEPAPPAPAPPPAPAPQEVQETPKAGEQPDGKSGGRTELKEPKQTTYRSALERFRTYQGERSPARMMALLQEEHPSSLIRQEPNCAISDGTSAVKVVVDAYKTDTAPNFAFSGARMISLKGDDDTGGWILEVLPQANAIRGVITILSESALIEFPLAIAPPVAGFSPTEAGFADFLKDGDAKKPKYDLNGDARHDYQDDFIYACHILARKKAARQPSK; from the coding sequence ATGAAAAGCCTTGTCAGGCAAACAATTGCGGCGGTTTTCCTGGCGCTGCTGAGCGTTTCGGTCGCCCCGGGGGCCACGGTTTCCGTTGCCAACCGCGGCAACGGCACGTTCGACATCCAGGGCAGCGACATGCAGGGAGTGGGGGGAATCGATCTGCTGATCAGTTACGGCGCACCGCTCTCCAATCCTTCGGTCAATCCCGGCGGACTGGTTTCCGGAGCAATGTTTCTGCCCAATCCAAATTTCGCGGCGGGCAGGATCAAGATCGCCATCATCAGCGCCAGCGGCTTGTCGGGCAGCAGCGGCAGCATCGCCACGATACGGTTCGCCAACTGGCAGTCCGGCGCAAAAACCCCCTCGGTTTCCGCAAGCTTTATCGACAGCAAGGCGACTCCGCTCCCTGGGAACGTACTTGAACCGCAAAACGATGACCCCGCCCTCCCCCCTGGCACGGGCAATTCAGGGTCGACCTCAACCAGCGGCACCGGCTTTGTTCCCGGCACCATCACCCTGCCCGGAAATCAGCCGCAAACCGAGGCGCGGCCGGCGGAACCGGCCCCACCGGCACCCGCACCTCCACCGGCTCCTGCGCCCCAGGAAGTTCAGGAAACACCCAAAGCCGGCGAGCAGCCTGACGGAAAGAGTGGGGGGCGAACCGAGCTCAAAGAGCCAAAACAGACCACCTACCGCAGTGCTCTCGAACGTTTCCGCACCTACCAGGGAGAACGCTCTCCGGCACGCATGATGGCGCTCCTCCAGGAAGAACATCCCTCCTCGCTGATCCGCCAGGAACCAAACTGCGCCATCAGCGACGGCACATCGGCCGTGAAGGTGGTGGTGGATGCCTACAAAACCGACACCGCGCCCAACTTCGCCTTTTCCGGTGCCCGGATGATCTCATTGAAAGGGGATGACGATACGGGGGGTTGGATCCTGGAGGTACTGCCGCAGGCCAATGCCATCAGGGGTGTCATTACCATCCTGAGCGAGAGCGCCCTGATCGAGTTCCCCCTCGCGATTGCCCCCCCTGTTGCGGGTTTCTCGCCGACTGAAGCCGGTTTTGCGGACTTTCTGAAGGATGGCGACGCCAAAAAGCCGAAATATGACCTCAACGGCGACGCCAGACACGATTACCAGGACGACTTCATCTATGCCTGCCATATCCTGGCCCGAAAAAAGGCTGCCCGCCAACCGTCGAAATGA
- the bioB gene encoding biotin synthase BioB, whose product MRNFIQNSADQVLEGGVIGADDALRLSEAAGPDLYLLFAEASRIREHFKGTAASLCSIINAKSGRCPENCAFCAQSSAHATNAPVYPLVDEEQIVACAKSAEKNGARCYGIITSGTGIGPGKELETICRSLRRIAAETTIEPSCSLGILDRETARLLKEAGMVTYHHNLETSRSFFPTICSTHDYEEDVETVRAVKQEGLRVCCGGIFGLGENFGHRVEMAETLRELDVDTVPINFLNPVEGTRLADARFLTPMECLKIIAIYRFMLPGKSLTVCGGREKNLRELQSWIFLAGASGMMTGNYLTTPGRDPEQDHQMLSDLELTVETCS is encoded by the coding sequence ATGCGTAATTTTATCCAGAATTCGGCGGACCAGGTTCTCGAGGGTGGAGTCATCGGAGCGGACGACGCGCTGCGGCTCTCCGAGGCTGCCGGCCCCGATCTCTACCTGCTGTTTGCCGAAGCGAGCCGGATCAGGGAGCATTTCAAAGGCACCGCTGCTTCGCTCTGCTCGATCATCAATGCCAAATCCGGCCGCTGTCCCGAGAACTGCGCCTTTTGCGCCCAGTCGTCGGCCCACGCCACCAATGCGCCGGTCTATCCCCTGGTGGATGAGGAGCAGATCGTAGCCTGCGCCAAAAGCGCCGAGAAAAACGGTGCCCGCTGCTATGGCATCATCACCAGCGGAACCGGCATCGGACCGGGCAAGGAGCTGGAAACCATCTGTCGCTCACTGCGCCGTATCGCGGCAGAAACCACCATCGAACCCTCCTGCTCGCTCGGTATCCTGGATCGGGAAACGGCCCGGCTACTCAAAGAGGCGGGCATGGTGACCTATCACCACAACCTGGAAACCTCCCGCAGTTTCTTCCCCACCATCTGCAGCACCCATGACTACGAAGAGGATGTCGAAACGGTCCGGGCGGTCAAGCAGGAGGGGCTGCGGGTCTGCTGCGGCGGCATCTTCGGCCTTGGCGAGAACTTCGGCCATCGCGTGGAAATGGCCGAGACCCTGCGGGAGCTGGACGTGGACACGGTGCCGATCAACTTTCTCAACCCGGTGGAGGGGACCCGCCTGGCGGATGCCCGCTTCCTGACGCCGATGGAGTGTCTGAAGATCATCGCCATCTACCGCTTCATGCTGCCGGGCAAGAGCCTGACGGTCTGCGGCGGCCGGGAGAAGAATCTGCGCGAGCTGCAGTCGTGGATTTTCCTGGCCGGTGCCAGCGGCATGATGACCGGCAACTACCTGACCACTCCGGGACGCGACCCGGAACAGGATCATCAGATGCTGAGCGACCTGGAGCTGACCGTGGAGACCTGTTCGTGA
- the bioD gene encoding dethiobiotin synthase, protein MSRGLFVTGTDTGVGKTVVAAVLARLLRLRGVDVGVMKPVTSGCREEHGSLISDDAELLCTAAGIPCCPDVAPYLLREPLAPADAARIDGVRIDFEHIRECYDRLVSRHEIVIVEGAGGLMVPLVGGLLVADLIRQLDLPLLVVARPALGTINHTVLTCFCAQQMGLSVAGVIINNYPEQPGLAERGAPHQIGGLCGAPVLGLWPHHAGTDEFRTVEYLAGWLDRQPETDIVLRQLGL, encoded by the coding sequence GTGAGCAGGGGGCTGTTCGTAACCGGAACCGACACCGGGGTAGGCAAGACCGTGGTGGCGGCGGTGCTGGCCCGCCTGTTGAGACTGCGCGGCGTTGACGTGGGGGTGATGAAGCCGGTCACCAGCGGCTGTCGTGAAGAGCACGGCAGCTTGATTTCGGATGACGCCGAACTGCTCTGCACCGCTGCCGGCATTCCCTGCTGCCCGGATGTGGCCCCCTATCTGCTGCGCGAGCCGCTGGCGCCGGCCGATGCGGCCCGGATCGACGGCGTGCGCATCGACTTCGAACATATCCGGGAATGCTACGACAGACTGGTGAGCCGGCATGAGATCGTGATTGTCGAAGGGGCAGGGGGGCTGATGGTTCCGCTGGTCGGGGGGCTGCTGGTAGCCGACCTGATACGGCAGTTGGACCTGCCGCTGCTGGTTGTGGCCCGCCCGGCGCTCGGCACGATCAACCACACCGTGCTGACCTGCTTCTGCGCCCAGCAGATGGGCCTGTCGGTAGCCGGGGTGATCATCAACAACTATCCCGAACAGCCGGGCCTGGCCGAGCGGGGCGCTCCGCACCAGATCGGCGGGCTGTGCGGTGCGCCGGTCCTGGGGCTGTGGCCGCATCATGCGGGAACGGACGAATTCAGGACGGTGGAATATCTGGCGGGCTGGCTCGACAGGCAGCCGGAGACGGATATCGTGTTGCGGCAGCTGGGTCTCTGA
- a CDS encoding HMA2 domain-containing protein, with protein MAPLSILPGRIRIESTLVAGRRDIIRSFEQRIMETPGTLEVSVNHRTGRILVRYDEAVVSRDLLCETISAALEALRFGELPLPPHPDHSGSRDREPAAAKHTRNILLDMAAHVLLPKPFDLLVPALGVLRG; from the coding sequence ATGGCGCCGTTGAGCATTCTGCCCGGAAGAATCCGCATCGAAAGCACTCTGGTGGCGGGACGAAGGGACATCATTCGCAGCTTTGAACAGAGGATCATGGAAACGCCGGGCACGCTGGAGGTGTCCGTCAATCACCGCACCGGCAGGATTCTGGTGCGCTACGACGAAGCTGTCGTCAGCCGCGATCTGCTCTGCGAAACCATCTCCGCCGCCCTTGAAGCGCTCAGGTTCGGCGAACTGCCGCTGCCGCCGCACCCGGACCACTCCGGCAGCAGGGACAGGGAGCCCGCTGCCGCCAAACACACCCGCAACATTCTGCTGGACATGGCAGCCCATGTCCTTCTGCCAAAACCCTTTGATCTGCTGGTTCCCGCACTTGGCGTATTACGCGGTTGA